In one Lolium rigidum isolate FL_2022 chromosome 3, APGP_CSIRO_Lrig_0.1, whole genome shotgun sequence genomic region, the following are encoded:
- the LOC124700619 gene encoding cytochrome b5-like, whose translation MPTLTKLYSMKEAALHNTPDDCWIVVDGKIYDVTKYLEDHPGGADVLLEVTGKDGTEEFDDAGHSKDAKELMKDYFIGELDLDETPDIPELEVYRKEQDMDFASKLLANAGQYWAIPVAAVGISAIVAILYARKQ comes from the exons ATGCCGACGCTGACGAAGCTCTACAGCATGAAGGAGGCCGCCCTCCACAACACCCCCGACGACTGCTGGATCGTCGTCGACGGCAAG ATTTATGATGTGACCAAGTATCTGGAGGACCATCCTGGAGGTGCTGATGTCCTGCTTGAGGTGACAG GTAAGGATGGCACGGAGGAATTTGACGACGCGGGCCACAGCAAGGATGCCAAGGAGCTAATGAAGGATTACTTCATTGGGGAGTTGGACTTGGACGAGACGCCTGACATCCCTGAGCTGGAGGTTTACAGGAAAGAGCAGGATATGGACTTTGCCAGCAAGCTGCTGGCCAACGCGGGGCAGTACTGGGCCATTCCGGTAGCAGCAGTCGGGATATCAGCCATTGTCGCCATATTGTATGCACGCAAGCAGTGA